A stretch of Solea senegalensis isolate Sse05_10M linkage group LG10, IFAPA_SoseM_1, whole genome shotgun sequence DNA encodes these proteins:
- the LOC122775524 gene encoding cytochrome c oxidase subunit 8B, mitochondrial, whose amino-acid sequence MSLAANASRLFRGVLRTPLVSAAKQVTSKPPKHPITPLEQGIALTILFATILGPSGWVLCHLEDYKTRQ is encoded by the exons ATGTCTCTGGCCGCCAACGCGTCCCGTTTGTTCCGCGGTGTCCTGAGGACTCCGCTGGTCTCTGCGGCGAAACAGGTGACCTCCAAACCTCCCAAACACCCCATCACTCCACTG gAGCAGGGAATAGCTTTGACAATCTTGTTTGCGACTATCCTGGGTCCCTCTGGCTGGGTACTGTGTCACCTGGAGGACTACAAGACGAGGCAGTAG